Within Candidatus Niyogibacteria bacterium CG10_big_fil_rev_8_21_14_0_10_46_36, the genomic segment ACTTTAATGCTGAGGCCAAGGTGGTTATCGGTTATTCCAACTCAGGAGGTGAGATTTCTTTCTTTGAGGGAAATACTAAAGGCACAATAGTTCCAGCAAGAGGAAGTGAGGGTTTTGGTTGGGACCCAATCTTTCAGCCAGAAGGGTATGACAAAACTTTTGCTGAATTAACTCCTGAAGAAAAGAATTCTTTTAGTATGAGAAGGATTGCTGTGGAAAAGTTGAAGGAAAAACTTAAATAGACTATATAACTATGAAATTGAATCAACTTCCATCAAAGTGGGAAACCGAGCATCTCATAATATCCGATTCAGAAAAATCTGAACTTTCAGATCTTCAGGCCGTTTTTGATAACTGTTCTTATATAGGTGATTGGACAGGTATGGAAGCGGAAGACGAAGGAAACTACATGGAAGGAGAGTTGGAGCATAAACATGTGCCAGAAGGCCGTTCTGCCGAATATCATAAAGTTCAATCTATCCGATCCAAGGAAGATGGGAAGATGGTTGGCTATTTTATCTTCTATCATGGCTACCCAGACGATAAGACTCTTTGGCTTTCAGTTATGGCCGTTCACACTGACTATCAGGGCAAAAGACTTGGGCAAGAAGCAGTTGAAGGCTTTTTCAATGAAGCTAGAAAGCTGGCGAGCTATGACCGCCTTGCCCTTACCGTGGGTATCAAGAATTGGCCCGCTATCCGTTTCTGGGTTAATAATGGATTTACAGAAATCATTAAGATTAATGGTGATAAGGTTCATAGTGAAAAGACTTTTGCTGACATGTGGCTCGCAAAGAAACTCTAATGGAAGAAATTAAGACTTTTCTCAATGCCAATCTTCAAGTTATTTCTTGGCCTGCTAAGCATGCCAAGAAACAGGCGGTTATTGAATATATGGCTGAAAAGTTTGAAGAAGGCAGGACTTATACGGAATCGGAAGTAAATGAGATTCTTAATAAATTTCATACATTCAATGACCCAGCTCTTTTAAGAAGAGAGTTGTTTGAAAAAAAGTTTTTTGACCGAGATCTGAATGGGGGTAAGTATTGGAAGATTAGTAAACTAATATAAAACAGTTATGAATAACCCCAACTTTCCCAAACTCGGTCCAATTATCATTGGGACTTCAGATATTGAAAAAGCAAAGAAATTCTACATAGCAGTTTTTGGTTTGGTTATTGAAAGTGAAGATAAAAATTATGTAAGTGCTCGTGGTGTTGATGGAACACATATTGAATTAGAGGAAGACTCAGAAAATAGATTTCCGCATTGGGCAGAAAGGAATAT encodes:
- a CDS encoding transcriptional regulator, producing MEEIKTFLNANLQVISWPAKHAKKQAVIEYMAEKFEEGRTYTESEVNEILNKFHTFNDPALLRRELFEKKFFDRDLNGGKYWKISKLI